The Papio anubis isolate 15944 chromosome 5, Panubis1.0, whole genome shotgun sequence genome has a segment encoding these proteins:
- the LOC103885594 gene encoding uncharacterized protein LOC103885594 — translation MIRNSTKTVRSWAWGRAVAMGNGGAGAGKVTATAACSLLFKKGPRHCLLQGLLHRGHCPWSASLLAFSPEYSVTMDSTRLTAVVSYPATPTIITLEHVLSPRAQLVQGLAQPRDSMNFAEHFLESFTEHVAMMILPSFLAHCPPAKLTFFLDLKHFEQLCSPPGYSFIPCCCFAGLVTLGFSSGGGFALQGNTWQCLGTFFGCHPGKWDATGISWVKARDAAKHPIMHRTIPQQRVMGSTASTVPRSGKPAARRNPLSPETLPFRKASLSITRFFLSWPPLYFLRDTLSQPKMILPACSVAGLVPVLWTRSV, via the coding sequence ATGATTAGAAATTCCACCAAAACCGTGCGCAGCTGGGCATGGGGACGCGCAGTTGCTATGGGCAATGGAGGGGCAGGTGCTGGGAAGGTGACGGCCACAGCTGCCTGCTCTCTCCTCTTCAAAAAGGGGCCCAGACATTGCCTTCTCCAGGGTCTCTTACACCGTGGTCACTGCCCTTGGAGTGCTTCTCTGCTTGCTTTTAGTCCAGAATATTCTGTTACCATGGATAGCACGAGGCTGACAGCTGTTGTGTCTTACCCAGCCACCCCGACTATTATCACCTTGGAGCATGTGCTGAGTCCTCGGGCACAGCTAGTACAAGGCCTGGCACAGCCAAGAGACTCCATGAATTTTGCTGAGCACTTTCTGGAGAGTTTTACAGAGCACGTGGCCATGATGATCCTGCCATCCTTCCTGGCCCATTGCCCTCCAGCCAAACTGACCTTCTTCCTGGATCTCAAACACTTTGAGCAACTTTGCAGCCCTCCTGGCTATTCCTTCATCCCATGTTGCTGCTTTGCCGGTCTTGTGACTCTGGGGTTCTCAAGTGGGGGTGGTTTTGCCCTCCAGGGGaacacttggcaatgtctggggacattttttggttgtcacCCTGGAAAATGGGACGCTACTGGCATCTCGTGGgtaaaggccagggatgctgctaaacatcctataatgcacaggacaATCCCCCAACAAAGAGTTATGGGATCCACAGCATCCACAGTGCCAAGGTCGGGAAAGCCTGCAGCAAGGCGCAATCCCCTCAGCCCAGAGACCCTCCCGTTCAGGAAGGCCTCCCTGAGCATCACCCGTTTCTTTCTCTCATGGCCCCCACTGTATTTCCTTCGTGACACCTTGTCACAGCCTAAAATGATCCTGCCTGCTTGTTCAGTTGCTGGCTTGGTGCCTGTCTTGTGGACTAGATCGGTCTGA